The proteins below come from a single Leptospira ellinghausenii genomic window:
- a CDS encoding lipoprotein LipL31 — protein MKKILPLFVFLASCALVQCSDSSPVIETLDNHKITVKDFEAAYDTALDSISRLQNIEKKTLLEFIEKDISEVPPNFQDLNYQLQKKNFYQTYRQMIMTRLVAEKNGFISRPDVAEVIKQVEMQTIAQMYVSEQVEKKIQITEEQALAECERMRKLDRNFNLTIDKCKTFAKAQLKQMQTREYLPLVVERIKEEVSIKRNEKFDLDAYLAPKKKVEEQPSPTQTPNN, from the coding sequence ATGAAAAAAATCCTTCCATTGTTTGTGTTTTTGGCATCCTGCGCCCTAGTACAGTGTTCTGACTCTTCGCCAGTCATCGAAACCTTAGACAACCACAAGATTACAGTAAAAGACTTCGAAGCAGCATACGATACTGCCCTTGATTCTATCAGCCGATTACAAAATATCGAAAAGAAAACTCTTTTAGAATTCATTGAAAAAGACATCAGCGAAGTGCCTCCGAATTTCCAAGACCTAAACTACCAACTACAAAAGAAAAATTTCTACCAAACATACAGACAGATGATTATGACTCGTTTGGTTGCAGAAAAGAATGGTTTTATTTCAAGACCTGATGTTGCAGAAGTAATCAAACAAGTTGAAATGCAAACAATTGCGCAAATGTATGTTTCTGAACAAGTGGAGAAAAAAATTCAAATCACAGAAGAACAAGCATTAGCGGAATGTGAAAGAATGAGAAAGTTGGATCGCAATTTTAACTTAACGATCGACAAATGTAAAACGTTCGCAAAAGCTCAATTGAAACAAATGCAAACGAGAGAATACCTCCCTTTAGTAGTAGAAAGAATTAAAGAAGAGGTTAGCATCAAACGAAATGAAAAATTTGATTTGGATGCATACCTAGCACCAAAGAAAAAAGTAGAAGAACAACCTTCTCCAACACAAACTCCAAATAACTAA
- the panC gene encoding pantoate--beta-alanine ligase, which translates to MKVVSEISELKKIIQEWKQQKETLGFCPTMGTLHAGHMDLVHHSKKQCTKTIVSIFINPTQFNDPKDFEAYPNNTEADLKLCEENGVDLVFLPSVGVMYPKTETPIQMSIPSLQKTLCGRTRPGHFEGVLQIVSKLFHLTEADYGFFGLKDYQQFRVISSLVDELNFPMKIVGVPTKREDDGLAMSSRNLRLSKKDRETATLIPRMFQLAKKTLLGGEKNITVWKEILSDFLLTGTNIKIDYLEVVHPITLQPITELKGNVLLATAVFVGEVRLIDNEIFVCPE; encoded by the coding sequence ATGAAAGTTGTCTCCGAGATTTCAGAATTAAAAAAAATCATTCAAGAATGGAAACAACAAAAGGAAACTCTTGGTTTTTGTCCTACCATGGGAACGCTTCATGCGGGCCATATGGATTTGGTTCACCACTCCAAAAAACAATGTACAAAAACCATTGTCTCCATTTTCATCAATCCAACCCAATTCAATGATCCAAAGGATTTTGAAGCTTATCCCAATAACACGGAAGCTGATTTAAAGTTATGCGAAGAAAATGGGGTAGATTTAGTATTTTTGCCTAGTGTTGGTGTCATGTACCCAAAAACGGAAACACCCATCCAGATGAGTATTCCGTCGCTACAAAAAACTCTTTGCGGAAGGACAAGACCTGGGCATTTTGAAGGAGTTCTTCAGATTGTTTCAAAACTCTTTCATTTAACAGAGGCAGACTATGGTTTTTTTGGTTTAAAAGATTACCAACAATTCCGAGTAATTTCCTCACTTGTAGACGAACTCAATTTTCCTATGAAAATTGTCGGTGTACCGACAAAACGAGAAGATGATGGACTGGCCATGAGTTCTAGGAACCTACGTTTATCAAAAAAAGATAGAGAAACTGCGACCCTAATTCCAAGAATGTTCCAACTTGCCAAGAAGACACTATTAGGTGGTGAAAAGAACATAACAGTATGGAAGGAAATCCTTTCTGATTTTCTTTTAACAGGAACAAACATCAAAATTGATTATTTAGAAGTTGTGCACCCCATCACATTACAACCAATCACAGAACTAAAAGGAAACGTGTTACTTGCAACTGCTGTTTTTGTAGGTGAGGTCCGTTTGATCGACAACGAAATCTTCGTTTGTCCCGAATGA
- a CDS encoding FecR domain-containing protein — protein sequence MRLLNDTRFVVTALLLLILLFSVLLYRNLNFRANDSSEPTIGIITFKNKTVLRKYNDAVVWDLIESKTEVKNRDTIRTEGLSDAVLTLNDGTKINISENSMILLDLSDKNININFAYGSFEAARVSGSSGDVKMNITAGDKTVEVTNGDVKLDKTKSELNIKVDQGEAKVTSNGKEETIAKDQVANVSESGVKVAKQLFRLVSPEDRKNILSESGVERIYFSISGWNSDSIKRASPMIEVSLFPDFSKSIIREKLSSANVSKKLEPGSYYWRVSFNDPSTQSRSVTEVFQFRILNDPSLKLLSPRNEEVIPYSNETPVVRFVWNVLDLYSSYSVQIARDKAFTDIVTLKQTQNQSLAFDNLKEGTYFAKIKAKSSLPGIEEKTSAVITFQIQKKTNSSPPELLEPSRGKVIAEEQTKSQLFFSWKDDKDFDSYQWELSSDVNFSSILQTEKIKNNFFKSTTGLKLGTYFWRVKGITNEGTRIDSKSFSFTVIAKEELELISPNQSAEVEVDERNLVVLKWKKLTGKSNYEIQVSKQADFQSLVVKESVVGNYYEFKSKDFGKFYWRVKLADDESTVSPTRYFQMVSNIEPPNLLSPGRNETIDLFTKNFISFTWKPVEKVSAYRLKLIDVSGIREKVILNERIASNKFQMTDIQKLNVGRFRWEVSSFYKSNDGSERESVANKQDFFISVPELKVPKILTPGTIYVE from the coding sequence ATGCGTTTGTTAAATGATACAAGATTTGTAGTAACAGCATTATTATTATTAATTTTGCTATTTTCTGTATTATTGTATCGTAATTTAAATTTTAGAGCCAATGATTCCAGTGAACCAACAATTGGTATCATCACATTTAAGAATAAAACAGTATTAAGAAAGTACAATGATGCTGTTGTTTGGGATTTAATTGAATCAAAAACGGAAGTAAAAAATAGAGATACGATCCGGACAGAAGGATTGTCCGATGCCGTTTTAACTTTAAATGATGGAACAAAGATCAACATTTCAGAAAATTCCATGATCTTACTCGATCTTTCCGATAAAAATATCAATATTAATTTTGCCTATGGTTCCTTTGAGGCAGCGCGGGTGTCTGGGTCTTCTGGTGATGTCAAAATGAATATCACTGCTGGTGACAAAACTGTTGAAGTTACAAATGGTGATGTAAAACTCGATAAAACAAAATCTGAATTAAATATCAAAGTTGACCAAGGGGAAGCGAAAGTAACCTCCAATGGAAAAGAAGAAACAATTGCCAAGGACCAAGTTGCTAATGTTTCCGAATCAGGTGTTAAAGTTGCTAAACAATTGTTTCGTCTTGTCAGCCCAGAAGACAGAAAAAATATTCTTTCTGAATCTGGAGTGGAACGAATTTACTTTTCAATTTCAGGATGGAATTCGGATTCTATAAAACGTGCTTCTCCTATGATAGAAGTTTCTCTTTTCCCTGATTTTTCCAAATCAATTATAAGAGAAAAGTTATCATCCGCTAATGTTTCAAAAAAATTGGAACCAGGTTCTTATTACTGGAGAGTGTCTTTTAACGATCCAAGTACTCAATCTAGATCCGTAACAGAAGTATTCCAATTTAGGATTTTAAATGATCCGTCATTGAAATTATTATCACCTAGAAATGAAGAAGTGATTCCCTATTCAAATGAAACTCCCGTTGTACGATTTGTTTGGAATGTTTTGGATTTGTATTCTTCCTATTCTGTTCAAATTGCTCGCGATAAAGCTTTTACAGATATTGTTACCTTAAAACAGACACAAAACCAATCTTTGGCGTTTGATAATTTAAAAGAAGGGACTTATTTTGCGAAGATAAAAGCGAAGTCAAGTTTACCTGGAATCGAAGAAAAAACTTCAGCCGTAATTACGTTTCAAATTCAGAAAAAAACTAATAGTTCACCACCCGAATTATTAGAACCGAGTCGGGGTAAGGTAATCGCAGAAGAACAAACCAAATCACAATTATTCTTTTCATGGAAGGATGATAAAGATTTTGATTCTTACCAATGGGAGTTGAGTAGTGATGTTAATTTTTCTTCCATTCTCCAAACAGAAAAAATTAAGAATAATTTTTTTAAATCTACAACAGGTTTAAAACTTGGTACCTATTTTTGGAGAGTAAAAGGGATCACAAATGAAGGCACTCGGATTGATTCCAAATCTTTTTCTTTCACTGTCATTGCAAAAGAGGAATTGGAATTAATCTCACCAAACCAATCTGCAGAAGTTGAGGTTGATGAACGTAATCTTGTTGTTCTCAAATGGAAAAAACTGACTGGAAAATCAAACTATGAGATCCAAGTTTCAAAACAAGCCGACTTTCAAAGTTTGGTAGTGAAAGAATCGGTGGTTGGGAATTATTATGAATTTAAATCAAAGGATTTTGGAAAATTCTATTGGCGAGTGAAACTTGCAGATGATGAATCCACTGTTAGTCCCACAAGATATTTCCAAATGGTATCCAATATTGAACCTCCTAATTTATTGTCACCAGGGCGAAATGAAACAATCGATCTTTTTACAAAAAATTTCATCAGTTTTACTTGGAAACCAGTGGAAAAAGTTTCGGCATATCGATTGAAGCTCATTGATGTTTCAGGCATTCGAGAAAAAGTAATTCTGAATGAACGAATTGCATCGAATAAATTCCAGATGACTGATATCCAAAAATTAAATGTGGGTAGGTTTCGATGGGAAGTTTCCTCCTTTTATAAGTCGAATGATGGTTCGGAAAGAGAATCCGTTGCCAACAAACAAGATTTTTTCATTTCCGTTCCAGAACTAAAAGTTCCGAAAATCCTCACACCAGGTACCATCTATGTGGAATAA
- a CDS encoding LIC11435 family protein — protein sequence MWNKKAIVLFIFILIGFPIWGEPDGEEGTQHQLRWMEVEGATGYVLEIKNSSGYLVLSEKVKGTSYDLVNYTSGVYEHRVAVINKLGKVGSYSDWVKFEVVVSRVPTLSKDSVYSVSKEEKEKVFLLEGKDFIHPMKVYMVTGGKRIPAKKVVIESDSIAKATFAVDPDTDTGIYDLVLENPRNKTLTVKQRVVLSDSKERANNFAKRQERIIRKEIPEDYYETPYWSTLWRSSVLPGWGQKYIDGKDWKLYSYPAIAISAVAVYANSYNRFLAARSDYQSAVILGAVLADRADTQVLWLLNRNNAETSFNRAKSELGVIQAGAGLLGAFLIYNLVDSYFSAKRNVATYEQGFPLGSENQRVYASMVPESGISQSKLVREVGSRYQIEISSRF from the coding sequence ATGTGGAATAAAAAAGCGATTGTACTTTTCATTTTCATATTGATTGGTTTTCCTATTTGGGGAGAACCAGACGGAGAAGAGGGCACCCAACACCAGTTACGTTGGATGGAAGTGGAAGGTGCTACTGGTTATGTTTTGGAAATTAAAAATTCCAGCGGTTATTTGGTTTTATCTGAAAAAGTAAAGGGAACAAGTTATGATTTGGTCAATTATACTTCTGGTGTTTATGAACACCGAGTGGCGGTAATCAACAAACTAGGAAAAGTTGGTAGTTATTCTGATTGGGTGAAATTTGAAGTAGTTGTTTCTCGTGTTCCCACTCTTTCTAAGGACTCAGTGTATTCCGTATCAAAGGAAGAAAAAGAAAAAGTTTTTTTACTCGAGGGTAAAGATTTTATCCATCCCATGAAAGTGTATATGGTTACTGGAGGGAAACGAATCCCCGCTAAAAAAGTGGTGATTGAATCCGATTCGATTGCAAAGGCAACATTTGCAGTTGATCCTGATACAGACACAGGGATTTATGATTTGGTCCTAGAAAATCCTCGGAACAAAACACTGACCGTCAAACAACGTGTTGTATTGTCTGATTCCAAGGAAAGAGCAAATAATTTTGCAAAACGGCAAGAAAGAATCATTCGGAAAGAAATTCCTGAGGATTATTATGAAACTCCATATTGGTCTACTTTATGGCGATCTTCTGTTTTGCCTGGATGGGGGCAAAAGTACATTGATGGTAAGGATTGGAAATTGTACTCCTATCCCGCCATAGCCATTTCGGCAGTTGCGGTGTATGCAAATTCGTACAATCGTTTTTTAGCAGCAAGGTCCGATTACCAATCCGCAGTGATCCTTGGAGCCGTACTCGCTGACCGAGCTGACACTCAAGTTTTATGGTTACTCAATCGAAATAATGCGGAGACAAGTTTTAATCGCGCAAAATCAGAGTTAGGTGTGATCCAAGCAGGAGCTGGGTTACTTGGTGCGTTTTTAATTTATAACTTGGTAGATTCGTATTTTTCTGCCAAACGGAATGTGGCGACGTATGAACAGGGATTTCCTCTTGGGAGTGAAAACCAAAGGGTGTATGCATCGATGGTACCTGAGTCTGGTATTTCCCAATCCAAATTGGTTAGGGAAGTAGGATCCCGTTACCAAATCGAAATCTCCTCTCGTTTTTGA
- the mfd gene encoding transcription-repair coupling factor: protein MTKEIQIRPYEPKEVFAEAKDTLVSLSGIPESAHSFVTSELFQNKYAKNTFVVILPTNQDAESFSRELLSFVSKENIYFFPGPENIPYEYTKWQAEWKRDRILTINRILTGGRCLVVTSVSAFLRKLPNKESLNGKSIALKLGVDFPLESLLSELVQLGYHREEVCEQFGHFSLKGGILDIYTPYLPNPVRIDFFGDTVDEIRTFDPNTQKSISKISEIVITAANETIVTKSELEKYHTLLKEYSDKRIPLDSELEIIEEHLPLVRKQEGFLEFFKESPILIFPKFQETKERSYGMEREYNTLFEKKKEESVCLPPNELLSFGSEWDALTSEETKGIQFTLLPNLTHNFGYAPITEVKGFRGKIREAKEHFLELLSENPNQSIYITSSFLAQMLRLKGLFSETEVNTIGENSEEPTPFPFGNTTPGIHLILSELKRGFHLVEKGIHVFTDNDLFGRQYKRKTRYKKQSSQMIESFIDLKEGDYIVHVNHGVGRFIKMERTKADGKERDFLKLEYAGGDSLFVPLDQISLVQKYIGGTDSPKLDTLGKNSWKKAKERVQESVDKLAEELVLLYSNRMKLNGFAFPPDTIWQEEFEAAFEFEETPDQISAIEAVKQDLESSRPMDRLVCGDVGYGKTEVAIRAAFKVIMAGKQVMLLTPTTILSLQHFNTFKQRYENYPIKIAFVSRFRSPAEIREDLKNFTEGKIDMLIGTHAILSSKVKPKNLGLLIIDEEQKFGVTHKESIKKFKNLVDVLTLTATPIPRTLHMALTGIRELSIISTAPKNRQSVETYVLEEDDTLIQEAIRKEIERGGQVFYLYNRVESIEEEASYVRTLVPEVSVGILHGQLTEDEIEETLVDFYERKYDILVTTTIIESGIDMPNVNTLIVKRADMFGLSQLYQIRGRVGRSDRKAYAYMFYPSKKLMTELAEKRLNTIFEYQELGSGFKVAMRDLEIRGAGNLLGKEQSGDIMEVGFDLYVKMLEESISRIKGEEVRVEVRTAVNLKTNFYLPDEYIPDTKQKIEFYKRFEGSANLDEIEELALEMEDRFGELPQIAKTFVELEKIRTLSSNLGFEFVTEKPEEILFKCGTYFRGNPDRVIQAMGQFKGLTIAPTEPSVLRYTNIEKDDLKKIKKLLGILEFLAA from the coding sequence ATGACAAAAGAAATTCAAATTAGACCCTACGAACCTAAAGAAGTTTTTGCAGAAGCAAAAGATACTCTTGTGAGTCTCAGTGGTATCCCTGAGTCTGCCCATTCTTTTGTCACAAGCGAACTCTTTCAAAACAAATACGCAAAAAATACTTTTGTCGTCATCCTACCAACAAACCAAGATGCAGAAAGTTTTTCACGAGAACTCTTAAGTTTTGTTTCGAAAGAAAATATCTATTTTTTTCCTGGTCCCGAAAATATTCCTTATGAATATACAAAATGGCAAGCGGAGTGGAAACGAGATCGTATACTAACGATTAACCGAATTTTAACAGGTGGACGATGTTTGGTGGTAACTTCGGTTTCAGCCTTCCTTCGTAAACTTCCAAACAAAGAAAGTTTAAATGGAAAATCAATTGCCTTAAAACTTGGTGTTGATTTTCCTTTGGAATCTTTATTGTCTGAACTCGTACAACTTGGATACCATCGTGAAGAAGTTTGTGAACAATTTGGTCATTTTAGTTTAAAAGGTGGAATTCTCGATATTTACACACCTTATTTGCCAAATCCAGTTCGGATTGATTTTTTTGGTGATACTGTGGATGAAATTAGAACATTTGATCCAAATACACAGAAATCAATTTCCAAAATTAGTGAAATTGTTATTACAGCTGCAAATGAAACCATTGTAACAAAAAGTGAATTAGAAAAATACCATACTCTACTAAAAGAATATTCTGATAAACGAATTCCTCTTGATTCCGAATTGGAAATCATCGAGGAACATTTACCATTGGTAAGAAAACAAGAAGGTTTTTTGGAATTTTTTAAGGAATCACCCATCCTTATTTTCCCAAAGTTTCAGGAAACAAAAGAAAGATCCTATGGAATGGAGAGAGAATACAATACCTTATTTGAGAAAAAAAAAGAAGAATCCGTTTGTTTACCTCCAAATGAATTATTATCGTTTGGTTCCGAATGGGACGCCCTAACATCTGAAGAAACGAAAGGAATTCAATTCACTCTACTACCAAATCTGACACATAATTTTGGTTATGCACCTATCACAGAGGTAAAAGGTTTCCGAGGGAAAATCAGAGAAGCAAAGGAACATTTTTTAGAATTACTTTCCGAAAATCCAAATCAGAGTATCTATATCACTTCTTCATTTCTCGCACAAATGTTGCGACTAAAAGGTTTATTTTCTGAAACAGAAGTAAACACCATTGGAGAAAACTCGGAAGAACCAACTCCATTTCCCTTTGGCAATACGACACCAGGAATCCATTTGATTTTATCTGAGTTGAAACGTGGGTTCCACTTGGTGGAAAAAGGTATCCACGTTTTTACAGATAATGATTTGTTTGGACGTCAATACAAACGTAAAACTCGTTATAAGAAACAATCCTCTCAGATGATCGAATCCTTCATCGATTTAAAAGAAGGAGATTACATTGTCCATGTGAATCATGGTGTGGGTCGTTTCATTAAAATGGAACGAACAAAGGCTGATGGAAAGGAAAGAGATTTCCTTAAATTAGAATATGCGGGAGGTGATAGTCTATTTGTTCCATTGGATCAAATTTCCCTTGTACAAAAATACATTGGAGGGACTGATTCTCCTAAACTCGATACGTTAGGAAAAAATTCTTGGAAAAAGGCTAAAGAACGTGTCCAAGAGTCAGTTGATAAACTTGCCGAGGAACTCGTGTTACTTTATTCGAATCGAATGAAGTTAAATGGTTTTGCATTTCCTCCTGATACAATTTGGCAGGAAGAGTTTGAAGCTGCATTTGAATTTGAGGAGACACCAGATCAAATATCAGCAATTGAAGCCGTCAAACAAGACTTAGAGTCGTCTCGACCGATGGATCGTTTGGTATGTGGTGATGTTGGGTATGGAAAAACGGAAGTTGCAATTCGCGCAGCATTTAAAGTAATCATGGCTGGTAAACAAGTCATGTTACTCACACCAACAACCATTCTTTCACTCCAACATTTTAATACATTCAAACAGAGGTATGAAAACTATCCGATTAAGATAGCATTTGTATCTAGATTTAGATCCCCTGCGGAGATACGCGAAGATTTAAAAAATTTTACAGAAGGTAAAATTGATATGTTAATTGGGACACATGCAATTTTGTCTTCGAAGGTAAAACCCAAAAATTTGGGGTTACTCATCATCGATGAAGAACAAAAATTTGGTGTCACTCATAAGGAATCGATTAAAAAATTCAAAAACCTTGTTGATGTATTAACCTTAACGGCAACTCCAATACCTAGAACCTTGCATATGGCACTCACGGGAATTCGAGAACTTTCTATCATTTCCACTGCACCGAAAAATAGGCAAAGTGTCGAAACATATGTTTTGGAAGAAGATGATACTCTGATCCAAGAAGCAATTCGAAAGGAAATTGAAAGGGGTGGGCAGGTATTCTATTTATACAACCGCGTTGAGTCAATTGAAGAAGAAGCTTCTTATGTAAGGACTTTAGTCCCGGAAGTATCTGTTGGTATTTTGCATGGACAATTGACAGAGGATGAAATTGAAGAAACTCTAGTGGATTTTTATGAACGAAAGTATGATATTTTAGTAACTACCACGATCATTGAATCGGGTATAGACATGCCAAATGTCAACACCTTAATCGTAAAACGAGCAGATATGTTTGGTTTATCCCAATTGTACCAAATCCGAGGTCGTGTCGGAAGGTCTGATCGAAAAGCATATGCATATATGTTTTATCCTTCCAAAAAACTGATGACGGAACTTGCCGAAAAAAGGCTCAATACAATCTTCGAATACCAAGAGTTAGGTTCTGGATTTAAGGTGGCGATGCGAGATTTGGAAATCCGCGGAGCCGGGAATTTGCTTGGAAAAGAGCAGTCTGGCGATATCATGGAAGTTGGATTTGATCTCTATGTAAAAATGTTAGAAGAGTCCATCTCTAGAATCAAAGGGGAAGAGGTTCGAGTGGAAGTCCGAACTGCTGTGAATTTAAAAACTAATTTTTATCTTCCAGACGAATACATCCCTGACACAAAACAAAAAATTGAATTTTATAAACGATTTGAAGGGTCTGCTAATTTAGATGAAATTGAGGAATTGGCACTTGAGATGGAAGATAGATTTGGCGAACTCCCACAGATTGCAAAAACTTTTGTCGAATTGGAAAAAATCAGAACTTTATCATCCAATTTAGGTTTCGAATTTGTGACTGAAAAACCAGAGGAGATTTTGTTCAAATGTGGAACCTACTTCAGGGGGAATCCGGACAGAGTGATCCAGGCCATGGGCCAATTTAAGGGGCTAACGATTGCCCCAACGGAACCATCTGTTCTCCGTTATACGAATATCGAAAAAGATGATTTGAAAAAAATTAAAAAACTTTTGGGGATTTTGGAATTTCTAGCCGCTTAA
- a CDS encoding undecaprenyl-diphosphate phosphatase: MDNTLNAFLRGIIEAATEFLPVSSTGHLFLFSYFFPFQNLSVPHEAFEDLYDIFIQTGAILSVVVLYQKTLWGHLKMAVQYGFKQTRDKTGYQFYLNLLIGILPILVLGFVFKSQLDQIKMRPDLLLILGVSWFVGGILMIIVEKRHLDESHGKVIGFKEAIVVGFLQCFALIPGVSRSAATIISARTLGVSKKDSAEFSFFLAIPVLSLAGLYKLFKHRHILNSETMGLLLFGSIISFVICYFIIRLFMAFIRRRSFISFGVYRILLGTLVILYFLRG, translated from the coding sequence ATGGATAATACCTTAAATGCGTTTTTGCGTGGCATCATAGAAGCTGCCACGGAATTTTTGCCAGTGTCTTCCACTGGCCATTTGTTTTTATTTAGTTATTTTTTCCCATTTCAAAATCTTTCTGTTCCTCACGAAGCTTTTGAGGATTTGTATGATATCTTTATTCAAACTGGTGCCATTTTATCCGTAGTTGTTTTGTATCAAAAAACACTTTGGGGCCACCTGAAGATGGCGGTTCAATATGGATTCAAACAAACGAGAGACAAAACTGGTTACCAATTTTATCTCAATTTACTGATTGGTATTTTACCAATTTTAGTATTAGGATTTGTTTTCAAATCCCAACTCGACCAAATTAAAATGAGACCTGACTTACTCTTAATTCTCGGCGTATCATGGTTCGTCGGTGGAATACTCATGATCATTGTTGAAAAGAGACATTTAGACGAAAGTCATGGTAAGGTAATTGGATTCAAAGAAGCAATCGTTGTAGGTTTTTTACAATGTTTTGCATTGATTCCAGGTGTATCTAGGTCTGCAGCAACCATCATATCAGCAAGAACTTTGGGTGTTTCAAAAAAAGATAGTGCAGAGTTTTCCTTTTTTCTTGCCATTCCAGTTTTAAGTTTGGCAGGTTTGTATAAATTATTCAAACACCGTCACATTTTAAATTCAGAAACTATGGGTCTTTTACTATTCGGAAGTATCATCTCATTCGTTATCTGTTATTTTATCATCCGACTTTTTATGGCCTTTATACGCAGAAGGAGTTTTATATCCTTTGGAGTGTATCGAATACTTTTAGGAACTTTGGTTATATTATATTTCCTTCGTGGCTAA
- the hisD gene encoding histidinol dehydrogenase, translating into MPIPILSCDRNSKEVYSRFLSGAREDLSSATSRILPILEDVRTKGDSALFCYTEKFDGIKLSKLTLNPKEIQTNVDSKTKEAFLRAKSNIEAFHMAQKREAWSKVIDGNRLGVKYTPIPSLAVYAPGGKALYPSSVLMGIIPAKIAGVQSIQLITPPQKEGIPEILVWLTQILEIDRIVTVGGAQGIAAAAYGTESVPKSEFIVGPGNSYVAAAKSYLSGQGLIGIDSPAGPSEVCIIADATSNPKWIACDMLSQAEHGEDSSAILLTTEVSFAEKVRDELEIAFRERPKRLEMKQKAIYENSSILVFPTMEDCIWFSNELAPEHLEIQTRDNDSVFAKIEHAGSVFLGPYSPVAMGDYISGTNHILPTARGSRIYSSLGVDTFLKRVTFQEVTKESLETLYPYVKLMSELEGLDEEHGTSVKVRTKGQT; encoded by the coding sequence ATGCCGATTCCCATTCTTTCCTGTGATCGAAATTCTAAAGAGGTATACTCACGTTTTCTGTCGGGTGCAAGGGAAGACTTAAGTTCCGCAACAAGTCGGATTTTACCCATTTTGGAAGATGTGCGAACCAAAGGGGATTCTGCTCTTTTTTGTTATACAGAAAAGTTTGATGGCATCAAACTTTCGAAACTGACACTCAACCCTAAAGAAATCCAAACGAATGTTGATTCCAAAACCAAAGAAGCATTTTTAAGAGCAAAAAGCAATATTGAAGCCTTTCACATGGCCCAGAAACGAGAGGCATGGTCTAAGGTGATCGATGGAAATCGATTGGGTGTCAAATACACTCCCATTCCTTCCCTTGCTGTGTATGCTCCTGGTGGGAAGGCTTTGTATCCTTCGAGTGTCCTTATGGGAATCATCCCTGCAAAAATTGCTGGAGTTCAATCGATCCAACTCATCACACCCCCACAAAAAGAAGGAATCCCCGAGATTTTAGTTTGGCTTACCCAGATTTTGGAGATTGACCGGATTGTAACAGTTGGTGGAGCTCAAGGAATTGCGGCAGCTGCGTATGGAACCGAGTCAGTTCCCAAATCAGAGTTCATTGTTGGACCTGGGAATTCCTATGTTGCCGCCGCCAAATCGTACTTAAGTGGCCAAGGACTCATTGGGATTGATAGCCCTGCAGGTCCAAGTGAAGTTTGTATCATTGCCGATGCAACATCAAATCCAAAGTGGATCGCCTGTGATATGTTATCCCAAGCGGAACATGGTGAGGATAGTTCAGCGATTTTACTCACTACGGAAGTTTCATTTGCAGAGAAAGTCAGAGACGAATTGGAAATCGCATTTCGTGAACGTCCAAAACGTTTAGAAATGAAACAAAAGGCAATTTATGAAAATTCTAGCATTCTCGTATTCCCTACGATGGAGGATTGTATCTGGTTTTCGAATGAATTAGCGCCAGAACATTTAGAAATCCAAACTAGGGATAATGATTCTGTGTTTGCGAAAATTGAACATGCAGGGAGTGTATTTTTAGGTCCTTATTCTCCAGTGGCGATGGGAGATTATATCTCTGGAACCAATCATATCTTACCAACAGCCAGAGGAAGTAGGATTTACTCTTCTCTGGGTGTGGATACGTTTCTAAAACGGGTAACGTTTCAAGAAGTCACAAAGGAATCACTCGAAACTTTGTACCCATATGTGAAACTTATGTCGGAACTAGAAGGTCTGGATGAAGAACATGGAACGAGTGTAAAAGTGAGAACCAAAGGCCAAACATGA